In Aedes albopictus strain Foshan chromosome 3, AalbF5, whole genome shotgun sequence, the genomic window TAAGAGAAGAACTTTGCTGTTCTGCAAAAATTATCTTGGAAATAAACAAAGTTCTTCGCTTAACAGATAGTTGCCAAATACAGCAATAAGAATCCTAATgacgaaaaatcatgaagaatgagttgCCTCACGGCATGTTTTGGAGTAGAAATGCAAATGTTCCCTGGCACCGGTTCCTCCGGGGCATTCCACAAGGCTCAGAAACATCCAGAAGGATTTCAGGTATCAGGAACCAGCTTCGATAAAGTTCCGATTATTGCTAATGTTTTAAAGTTGTttcataaagaaaaaaaatagttctgatagaaaTACCCCAAATGCCATAACGTTGGTACCCCACggtaatccggaataactccggaaccatacGGGTTTTGGACTCGTGGCCCATTgtatcaaaactagaataaaaacTGGATATTGTCTCAAAATTTCATTAGTATTGGATAAAAATCAAcagagttatgaatttttcaagttGAAAATTTGTTGTGAAAATGACTTTGGCCTTTTGGGTGTTGATTGTATTTCTTaatttagggaacgtccataaatcacgtcgcgcaaaaatcgaccatttataacccccctcccccctatgtcacactttttatatGTGACCATTGAAATTTTCGTATGAGTCGTCACACCTCGCTGAATCGCCCCCACACTCACCCCCTCCCCTTCCCGCTTaaagcatgacgtaatttatggacgtttcccTTATCCTACTTTCATGATTTCATGGCTAAACtttgcctgtccaaattatattcacCTGAGGATGTCCAAACGAACGACAAAAGTATTCACAACTCAAAAAAGTAGCAATCATCTCATAAAAAGCCGGCATATTCACTGAAAACAAGACTGAAAAGACGGCAAAGTGTTGGCGAGGTTTACCGGGTTCTTTCGTCTTTTTTGGATATTTCGGCTTGGGTAAACCAGTACCGCCCCCGGTTcttacgcatgattggaaaacgAGAGTTTTATTCTGCTTAAATTGCTTTCATTATTTAAAGTTTTTGTCGCCAGAAAAGCAAAGTTCATTCATATATATACAAGCGTATTACATAGTAACcttgcagcataatcgattggTTTCTACGGAAGCTACGAGATATTTTTTCTAGCGTTGTCTTCAGCCTGTTCAAAATATATCATTTATGCTAGAGCTAGCGGTGTCTCGTTTTTGTCTATTCAGTGTAAAACTAAAATCCTGTTCCATAAACCTTGGAAAAGAAAATCATTTACTCCATTGTAAACCTGTGTTTTCTCATTGATGTGGCTCTAAGCCTCTATGTTATGTACTTACCATATTGGTTCTAGGACTAGGACAGTTCACAAGAAGTGAATTTAAAATATTTATCACATGTGATTATTTCTAATATACAATATAACTTGTTCAACTAATTTCAGTGATTAAAATTCGCAATATTTGTTGACCGATGACGTTGAAAACGGCACAAGAAAACAAGATTCTATATTGTGTGTCAACACGGTGTAACAGTGACAGCACCTGTCACTGTCATTTAAAAAATCCACCAGATGACGGCTAGTTTTTGTTGACATCAACACCGATAACGATACTCTGTACAAGTGCTGCCTCCGGGAAAATCTAATTAGATTGGATGCTCTTTCAAAACGTCGCTAAAATTGGTCAAGTTTTAGTAATAGGTACTTGTAGGTAAATAAGAgtaaaataaatcaaaaaatgTCGTTTGAGTTTTGTTTACCTTCCTAATGCACCACGTTGGGAGCAGTAGTGTATGgtgtgggtcaaaaatgaccccaatgcataaGGAGGGTTAAAAAACGCAAGCGAAAGTAAAGAGAATGAGAGAATATCATTATGAATAGAAAACAATCCATAATAGGCCTAATCAaaagacgtttaaaatcagctggTTTTGGGGGCATTTGACAGTTCCCCTATGAAATGACAGTTCTGCGTTTgcacctttgttcggcagttgtaagcAGTGGTATAAATAAAAAGGCCTATGATATGTATTCTTGCACACACTTTAAGTTTTGTTTACATCGATCAATGAGCATTATTGTTTATATTATAGCTCGAAGATACTCTGATGTGGAACTGGTAGTGCTGGCATTTTTTGAATCCTTCGTTGTTCAGATGACTAAATGAAACAATGAAATCGATCCCGGTTTTCAGTGTTATCCTGGTTGCACGACTTCTGTCGGCTAAATTTTTACACATCACCGATTGCGATGAAACGTACAACTATTGGGAACCGTTGCACTATTTGCTATTTGGGAAAGGTGAGTAATGTATCGATCAGAAGTGGAATATGACTGATCGGTTTCCTTATTCTAGGAATGCAAACCTGGGAGTATAGTCCTGAATATGGCCTTAGGTCGTACCTGTATTTGATACTTCATGCTGTTCCGGCATGGATAATGCAGAAGGTGGCAAACTGGGATGCAGTTACCCTGTTTTACTGCATTCGTTGTGTTCTGGCGGTTGTCTGTGCCATGTTGGAGACGATAATGTACAGGTATGTATTCTTATTGcaaatagggtaattcatgtattttggacaggctgaggacaccGTTGGTTGTAAAACATGTCCTTTAAATTCCTTAGAaagcaaagttactaatacgcttataatataactgtactttgcgttcctgctgacaaaaaccttaacgaaagcatttcaaGCTgagaattgtgattttctcagctctaATCGCCTGTCAGAATAGAATTTTATACACAGAATATATGTTTGGGACACCCCCAGGAATATATAATTGGGACGGGgctattatctcaatgtttagccatgaatactgtttTTTAATGGGATTTTATAATGGAAGTagtataaattaacaaatatctcCATGCAAATAATCGAATTTCTTCGTTTAACAGGCTATTTTGGTAACTAATATAGTTTCAGTTAAAATCAAGGAAATATCGCAGTACTCACAGATACGCctacaagtatgcaatcgcacagcatccccttGTAGTTTATGAAATGACCAACATACATTAACAGTAGAAAACCTTTGAGGTATATATAACGACCCCTCGAATTTGtaggagcacaaatctgaagaaccaaatgtctcaccacgctgaaaagttgatcgatgggCTACCCGctagtggtgaccaatcgatcaacttttcagcacaatcCATCATTTGGTTCTTTTGTGCTTCGTTGTATATTCACCTTAATATATTTttgacaccacctattttaagcgttccagatgaatgttaagagattagcTGCCTAAAGTTACTTTATTtgtcattgcaataaggctttcaaatttcttacaatttggttacaattattaattcaatgaTTTTGAGGTGCATATTATATGTGACGGTTGAGTGTAAGTCCTCTTGCATACCTGCGCAATTGGTGGGCTTTAGTGACACAGTTTACATTTTCGATCATTTTGAAgtgaattcttaattgttaagcgtattatCAACGTAAGTCAACAGAATATGGTCTGTTtgttccaataatcgatattcagaagtatctacttttattagctcttcgGAACATGGCATACATCActgtgcctgtccaaattacatacatgtccaaattatatgttTTACCCTATCACATGTAGCATAAAAAATGGACAGACTTGGTAGATAGATATTTTGATTATCGCCTGAATTATCTCAACCCACTCTCTGGCTGTATTTTACAACAACGCCTTCTTGTAGCAAACCAAATTTCCTATTGCATTGAAAGTCTTAATACCTAATGTTTTCCGTTTCTTGGGAGACAAATCGAATGTCAAAAGTTATCGTATTACTACTTTCTCGTGCAAGGTTTTTGAAATAGTCATGAATCATTCATTTTTTCTGACTGCCAGAGACTCGGTAGGAAATATTTATATACAGCCATTCCTTGAAGAAAGAATAGACTTGAAAATTAGAGTGTTCTGAGAGTAAAAAactcgaagattgaaagtgaagattgacattctcattttttcattcgtgtttggccacattcattgtcagctgaatgtctctcttttttcattcaattctcctgcctatgatcgcataattgtcccatatgaataggaaacccagcaaagatgggactgatatgcgatcatgggcagtctctgtcacgaatattttttcgcacgtcgtaataTTTTAATTAACTACTATGTATACAcatgttttgaggtgattggaagtataatcgggagttacggtccagttttatttctcagtgaaaattgtcagtgacagaaaaatgaatgaataggtgaaaaaattcattcgccaaaatgaattttattttgatcgctcagttgagaattttcaaaattcatgttgaatttcattcattgaaaatgaaaattttaaactctggttctgatattgctcaaatttggtAAGAATGATCTTTACCCAAAAATAATTAGACCTGTAATTTTTTGTTTCGCCATCGGAATGGCCATTTTAAAAATAGAatagtaaaaaaatacatttcttttttttatttttgaatcatAGCTTTTAAACCAATTCACCTatttgcaatcttttttcacGTTAATTAAAAAAGAAACAGTAAACTAATTTGCAAAAATGgtctaaatatcagttttttaaaATGATTTTCACAATGATGGACCACAACGACTAGACTTTTTGAATACCTATCTGACATATTTtgacataacatataaaaaaatagaacTGTCCACTGGCTTCGCTTCTCCTACTGGGCCAGAGGGCGATCAACTCTTCTCCGTCGTATTTTCCTCCTTTAGCTGCAGCTTCTCGCGTCCCGTGCAGCCTTCTTCCTGTCCCGTGCGCCCCTCAAGTGTGGTGAAGGACTCGAGGCTTCAGTGATCCGTGGACTCACTGGAAAAAGCCTGGGTTTCGTCGGCGCGCTCGTTTGTCGTATCGGGTACAGTGCTAGCGGACATACTGCTAATCCGAGAGTAGGGTCTACGCGGCGGTAACGGCTTCACTAAACCGCGATGGTCGATTTTATAATTAAAACCGCGAGCTCCTGTGGACATAATAGGAGATTCACAATGGCGGGTTTTAGGCACTGTACAGATAGGCTGGTTTCGGGGTTATTGGGCAGTTTAACTGGAAATTCAGTATTCCTTCACACTCCTTCTTTTCTTCTCGGTATCCTTTTCTGCTCCTTAACTGCAACGTCAACAAACATCAACTACTAAACTTTCTTCCAACTTTTATTTTCTCTAAATACTTTTTCCTTCTATCAACTTTTAACATTCCGACTGTTAGCTCTAAAGATCACCAGGCTAAAGATCTGTTGGATTTGCGCTCGTTGACCCCGAACCTTTGGCTATTGACCAACCGTACATCCTCCTTATCATGGATACCTAGTTCGCCTCCTATGGCCGCCCATTTCGCCATCCccatgcacactgggccacgagcgggatctagcaagtaaaaacctctagcgttttgggagtgcatttttttgagttggtgtcttcggaaacttgtatttattttacctgtacttttatgtggtgaagaaaattagttggtaattttgccgcataggtggcgctgcgatactaacttttttgttttacgtcctagaggtttctcgtattttgcaaagttgtagagcgttcaaaaataagttgtgtgacttcaaacaacaaagttataccaaaaatagtaaaatttacgtgaaaatcacgtttccATGACTATTTTTAATGTTATTTGCAAATTCATCAATTTGAGCACTTCACACGTGTTGatcaaagtagcctgcgtctgaTAAGTAAATATTACTTATAGTAAGTAAATATTACTGAAAGTAAatattactatgatttttactagcagttttttcagaaagttgcaaatttcggcaaaagtTGATGCTTGTTTCAAAATATatcactcaagatctattaaatctgaaagtttgccggaggtataattaaGTGTTTTTCagatatcttgtttttaaatattgatgtttttatacctaaattattttcaaaaagaaGCAATTCCTTATTCCAGAGTTGTCTTGCCAGTAGATATTCACGGATCacttttcaattaacgccctgaTTACTTaaaattgacgttttgtgttcaattgttttATGCATCAATTTATTGAATCATCAGTGCTCATATATTCattggtctattgaaagaaagaaattataATGGTTTTTGGCCCTGTGTGAGCGTTTCACGCAAGTGCAAAGTTTCGTTAtgtcagctgttttggtgtacgcagtcttaagttatgaaacaaattgtgtgaccaaattttgaccgtatcaccctttaactaAGTCACtgtgccaattaatgacacggcattgatgagctaagttttttttcataatttcatcaatATCCATCTAAACATTTGtagtatgtacgttgagttaactaAAAATTATTATTGATTCCACGGGTTGGCATACCTGAAAtttgcactaacgtaagtcgcTCATACAAGATAAGAaagcattatattttttttctttcactagaccaataaatatatgtGCACTGTCGATTAAATACATTGATGTGCAAGACAATTGAACATAAAACGTCAATTCCAAGTAGTTAtggcgttgggtaaacataaaattTTAATATAAAAGTGATTCGGGAGGATCTAATGgtaggacaactccggaataaagaattgcttctctttgaaaataatttaggtataaaaatgtCAACATTTAAAacgagatatctcaaaaacaccatattgaatggtatattttgaagcaggcatcaaattttgccgaaatttgcaattttttgaaaaaaaaaactgctagtaaaaattaTAGTAATTTTTAGTATTTTGCCCAAAAATTCATTTTAAATGTCCCgtaaaattgtaaagttggtatcattagacacaggctactttgattaagaCGTGTAGAGTGTTAAATTTGATAAATTTGCAATTAACATACAGAATAGTCATAAAACCGTGATTTTCACGTATATTCTACTATTTTtggtataactttgttatttgaagtcacacaactttagtgtcttcggcgactttacttattttcgcacgctctacaacttttcagaagacgggaaacctctaggacgtaaaacaaaaaagttagtatcgcagcgccacgtATGCGGCAAAAgtaccaactaattttcttcaccacataaaagtacaggtaaaataaatacaagttttcgaagacaccaactcaaaaaaatgcactcccaaaacgctagaggtttttacttgctagatcccgctcatGGCCCAGTGTGCCATGGCTGCCCAGTCATGCAGTCCTGTGCACCCTGGTGGTGGCTAGCGGAACTACCGTCGTCCTTACATGGGGCAGTGTAGTGATGGCTGTATTCGTAGGATTTTTTGGACgttggtgaccccaaacttttggccgatgacttCAAGGGTTaagttacttaataacttttttttctagattttttagccaagctcGGTAAATAGGAGTTGAAAGTCAATAGTAAATAGGTTATATTGCTGCTCtcctcttaaaatttggtcgacccaatatccagcgacactgccgtaagtttattaaattgacgcaaattggcggagatacctatgggcctaaaaaaatacatgtttttaagggggtgatcccaaacttttgaccgggagtatatatatataaaaaataaaaaataaaaaaaaacaataaaaccaaCAGATGATATGGAAACGCATGGTTATTCCATAATCCATACGTATATGTGCACAAAActtgacattttcaaaaaatgctgcaGAAATGTTATGTCAAAATAggtaaaatttctttaaaaaaatatacaaaagtatagtcgttgtggtccaactctgtgaaaatcataaaaacctgatattttgactatttttgcaaattaaaatttACTAATTTTTTTTCGCGTAGTAGAAAAAGTAGAGTACCATCAAGTCGCTATTCATTGTGGATCTAAGAGATTTGGGACGAAGAGCTGTCGTTTTACACCAATCTTAAGCATTGTTGTTACCGCtgttattaggggctgtccattaattacgtaagggaatttttgcgattttccgataccccctccccccatagtaagattttttgtatgagaacccaaaaatttttgtatggcgcgtaagatttctcaaaccccccctccccccataaacccttacgtaattaatggacagccccttataggttaaaaagaaaataataacCATGAAAGTAGATTTCTTTTACAAAAATTTGTGATACATTAGTACATTTAGTAGAGGATggtaaggtcgcctgattccgtggtaggtcaccattcaccgtggtagcagGGACCCATTCATCGTATACCAGAAGCTTCCTCCTCTTTTGTTTGAAAATGATCAAAACCACCTAGCAAAGTTAATTTTCTTTGTTTATATTCAttttaagtaataacttgcaagatttcttcagaaaaacgtatgttcaaattttcatttttttttctacttatatGGGGAAACATGGGGCACGgtaaatggagaccattgatttttagagtacccatttaccgtgcccttttgtttcaattaaaaaataaGTGGAATCATACTTTCTTGGTAAACTTGCTTCGATAATGCAAAATACAAACCTGGTAGGTGAATTTAATTGCCacttggtgaaaaaaaaaaaaatgttactacatttagttaatCGCTTGAATCACGTAACACAGTTTTTGTTTTCTTACTACGAATGCAATGAACGAGCAAAATACTGCATactgcttcatgtaaacacactttagtgtcaaaatggtaATGTAAAAAGTACAGTGATAGTTATGGACTTTCTTGCCCTAGACCAAAAGGAAGGAACTTAATCTTCTCGTAATAGCAAATAACTTCAAAGTTGTGCTGAGGTATAATCTCAGTCGAAATCCATTTTACTAGCATCAGCTGATATTAACAATTTGTTTGTTCATGCTTTGCATAATCTCTAGTCTTCATTAGAAGTCTTAAGACTAGTTAAGGTTGATTTATTTGACGAGCATCCCACCACGGGCAGCCATCTTAACCCAAATGATAATGTTATCTATACATTTTTTATATGAAATAATTATTTGAAAATATTAGAATTTAATTTCCGTAGTTTAACAACAGTCATATATGGTACTATTGAAAATGATATGCGTTGTTCTAGCGCAATTGTTCTATGTAGACGATGTAAAGGTCGATCAAAGGTGATCAAAGGCCTCGAGGACTATCGGGATCTAAAGAAATTGAACGAAAAATTCGAAGGATGGTGCTCCGTAAATTCTCTCATTTTACGCATTAGTAAGCGTAACGTTATTTTGAACACTCGTAACGGTAATCGTTAATCCTTTAAGCAGTATGGATCGATCAAGCAGACAGTTGATCCTCACAGGATATGGTAAAtaatattcattcattcattcattcatttttttagtattacatcaaattcaagataaaactgaatcaacaatatttctccataatacacggttcgtggctgccgctctccatcctcggtcgcgcccaatgctcgccaagtcacgttccacctggtccgcccatcgtgctctctgcgctccacgccttcttgtgccaaccggatcaattgcaaacaccagctttgcagggttgttgtccggcattcttgcaacatgccctgcccaccgtatccttccggctttggccaccttctggatgctgggttcgccgtaaagtgcagcgagctcgtggttcttttataatttttattttcagatCCATACATCAACAGTTCGGTTCTCTGATATCAAAGCTTTGGCTCATTTTCCAAGTATTTAGTCCAGGAATGTACATATCGAGCACTGCATTTTTACCAAGGTTAGTATCTTCGTGTTACATGCAATCTTGTTCAACATTTACGTACCACTTGTTTTCAGAACTAcgtattttgttacaataaattttgaacattttcagctccttttcaatgcttttaacaATAGCATTCATTTCAACCTGGTGGCAAAAACAGTACAAGCTAGCAATTTTAAGCATTGTTGTTTCAACGTTCATTGGTgagttgattaaaaaaaaaacagacaagaATTATGACTCTATTAACTTTCCACTTTCAGGTTGGCCATTTGCAGCGCTGGTCAGTTTGCCTTTTGTCTATACAGTGTTAGTTCAGAAACGACTGTTCAAAATGTTTTTCTGTTGGAGCTTTCTGTTCGCAGCTTCCGTAGCAGTTCCTCTAGCGCTGGTCGATTCGTATATCTACGGAAAGCTAACATTCGCTCCTCTGAACATTGTCTTGTACAACATTTTCTCGAAGCATGGACCAAACTTGTTCGGAGTGGAATCCAAGTATTTCTACTTTATCAACCTGTTCCTGAATTTCAACGTCGTTTGGTGCCTGGCACTTATTTGTCCGGTCTTCATATTTATGAAGTACGTGCTACAAAAGTTGAACAAGTCGAAAGTGTCTTCAACTGATGCCTTGCGGAAACTGTTGCCTCTGTATATTTGGTTGCTGGTGTTCTTCATGCAGCCACATAAAGAAGAAAGGTAAGGTTTAATCAAATGATAGACTGGCATCTACTACATACTTTTAAATCATTACGCCTTCTGTACGAGCTCTAATGATGTCTTTTCAGATTCATTTTTCCCGTTTACCCATTGGTTTCCCTgtgcggtgcggtagcgttgtCAACTTTCCTGCAAATCAATGATCTCGTACTGCAACGATGCGGCAAACCAGCCTTACGAATTGCTCGTCGCCTGATTATGTACGGAGTAACGACCGGTTTTATCCTACTCAGTTTGTCCAGATTGTACGCATTGTACGCCAACTACCATGCTCCCATGGAAATCAGCTCGAGTTTGGACGTAGCACCTGTGGCGAGAAACGTATGTCTAGGCAAAGAGTGGCATCGATTCCCCGGGAGTTTTTTCATACCGTCTAACTATAGGTTGAGATTTGTGCCGTCGCATTTCGGAGGGCTTCTTCCGGCATACTTTGACGAAAGCGGATTCGGCACCACCATAGTGCACAACTATTTCAACAACATGAACCAGCCTAATAGGCACATGTTGTTTGAGCTTTCCCGGTGCGATTACTTGATAGACTTTGATAATGGTGGAAAGTATGTAGAAGGTGATAGTGAGCCAAACTATTCCAAAGATAGCGGAACGTGGACGATAGTGAAGAGTGTACCGTTCTTAGATGCATCAGCTTCGCATAGCTTGTATAGGGCATTTTATGTGCCATACGTCGGAGAACGATATGTTAAATTCGGTAGTTATAATCTATTAGAACGGAAAAAATAGATGAAACGAGGGACTTTCAACATAATTGATTTCATATTTACAAAAGTGATGACTTTCTTCTTTTTTATATAACAGTGTGAAAGGACAACCTCGTAAGGTAAGGCGAGGTAAAAAGATGCGTAAATCAACTTTGAATAGCCTTGTATTGCAGCTTATTGCAATTTACAGTTTATTAACAAAGTTGAACTCCACAGAGATAAAACATAACGTTTTAAAAGTCAACTTTTCGGTTTTTTAAGTATTGGAAATTATAAGCATGAGCATCGTCTGTCCAAGCCACAACATCAAGATTATCATAAGATTCCTAAACGGTCAGGATGAAGACTGCAAATTCCTGCGCTTACTAGCTGGCGAACGAAAATAACCTACGACTTATCGATTTCGTCGCCACAGAGAGCAAGGTCGGCACCTTCTTTCCACCTGGAGATCACACTAGATGGGATCACAAATCGATACTACACTGAGaaaataaatcacatatccaatggaaaatttccattagtttggctatataactgttattggatttgtcgatgaaaatttcttcggaaatatcacatgaaatcaatacggtctatggaaaacattaggaaatcacatagcttctattggaaaatcacatGACTTCGCAAAATCTCTGTGATATTCCCATAAAATTCAACGGACACGCGTATGAAAACAgtccatgtgaaaatcagatgaaaacaatGTGAAAGCTTTGTTCAGTGTAGAGATAGGCAGGGCagtatggacaccctcaatattttcatACATTCGAACTCCTTTGCACTTTGCCTTTTGCCCAATGTAGGGAGCTTATACTCCATTGATCTACAATGTACTTTCAACAGAGAAACATTCGACATTAAAATCATATCTGACTTTACACAAAAAAGTTGCGTACTCCGTTTTTTGTACATGAAAATTATAAATTTCACAGCATATAAAATAAGGTTCTATGACAAATTAATTGCAAACCCTTTAAAAACTAAATCTCTATAACACATTTAATTAGTTAAGCCGTATTTACATAGGTACTTAACCTGTTTATAATTACTTatgtttatataaaaaaaaactagtttgaaaatgtctcctcttatatttttatttatttattagtgTTACATCAACAGGCATGGTATAGCCCAATGATGGGTGAAAATCAATATAAAACGATACAATACAAAATACAAACACTTATCGATAACAAAAAAAGTCACaaattaaaaaatcaagaaataacACTTAAAACTAAATCCTGTCCAGAACTAATTGGTCCTTCCAGCGAAAAACAAGGAAAATCTCTGGCAAAGCGCCTCTCGTGTTGAGTGGAAGTCAAAAAAGGCTGTGACTTTGTTAAACACTCGTTGCATTAATAAaaaatgatagaaaaaaaaagtctTAAATATTAGCTCTTATTAtcaaaacttttgctcaaacagcatctaattaggcaagaaatcataatatccacgctgtTTCGCTgtgtttcatt contains:
- the LOC115261554 gene encoding alpha-1,2-mannosyltransferase ALG9, which encodes MKSIPVFSVILVARLLSAKFLHITDCDETYNYWEPLHYLLFGKGMQTWEYSPEYGLRSYLYLILHAVPAWIMQKVANWDAVTLFYCIRCVLAVVCAMLETIMYRSIHQQFGSLISKLWLIFQVFSPGMYISSTAFLPSSFSMLLTIAFISTWWQKQYKLAILSIVVSTFIGWPFAALVSLPFVYTVLVQKRLFKMFFCWSFLFAASVAVPLALVDSYIYGKLTFAPLNIVLYNIFSKHGPNLFGVESKYFYFINLFLNFNVVWCLALICPVFIFMKYVLQKLNKSKVSSTDALRKLLPLYIWLLVFFMQPHKEERFIFPVYPLVSLCGAVALSTFLQINDLVLQRCGKPALRIARRLIMYGVTTGFILLSLSRLYALYANYHAPMEISSSLDVAPVARNVCLGKEWHRFPGSFFIPSNYRLRFVPSHFGGLLPAYFDESGFGTTIVHNYFNNMNQPNRHMLFELSRCDYLIDFDNGGKYVEGDSEPNYSKDSGTWTIVKSVPFLDASASHSLYRAFYVPYVGERYVKFGSYNLLERKK